In Arthrobacter burdickii, one DNA window encodes the following:
- a CDS encoding aspartate carbamoyltransferase catalytic subunit, giving the protein MKHLLSTQDLSARNALRLLDVAEEMAAVGEREIKKLPALRGRTVVNLFFEDSTRTRISFEAAAKRLSADVINFAAKGSSVSKGESLKDTAQTLEAMSADAVVIRHPASGAPARLAASGWIDAAVVNAGDGTHEHPTQALLDAFTLRRHWAQLGGSPSAGSTLAGMKVLIVGDVLHSRVARSNVWLLTTLGAEVLLAGPPTLLPVGVGSWPCTVYYNLDDALAQRPDAVMMLRLQAERMNAAFFPSTREYSRRWGFDDGRLALLDTMGLDDTVIMHPGPMNRGLEISSAAADSPRSTVLAQVRNGVSVRMAALYLLLSGDQHDEPDDDLQDRQPATTPEGRTP; this is encoded by the coding sequence GTGAAGCACCTGCTCAGCACCCAGGACCTCTCGGCGAGGAACGCCCTGCGCCTGCTGGACGTCGCCGAGGAGATGGCGGCCGTGGGGGAGCGCGAGATCAAGAAGCTCCCCGCCCTGCGCGGACGCACCGTGGTGAACCTCTTCTTCGAGGACTCCACGCGCACGCGCATCTCGTTCGAGGCCGCCGCGAAGCGCCTGTCCGCCGATGTGATCAACTTCGCGGCGAAGGGCTCGTCGGTGTCCAAGGGCGAGTCCCTGAAGGACACCGCGCAGACCCTCGAGGCAATGAGCGCCGACGCCGTGGTGATCCGCCACCCGGCGTCCGGTGCGCCGGCCCGGCTCGCCGCGTCGGGCTGGATCGATGCCGCTGTCGTCAACGCCGGCGACGGCACCCACGAGCACCCCACGCAGGCCCTGCTCGACGCCTTCACGCTCCGGCGGCACTGGGCGCAGCTCGGCGGCAGTCCCTCGGCGGGCAGCACCCTCGCCGGCATGAAGGTCCTGATCGTCGGCGACGTCCTCCACTCGCGGGTGGCCCGCTCCAACGTGTGGCTCCTGACCACGCTCGGCGCGGAGGTCCTCCTCGCGGGTCCGCCCACGCTGCTCCCGGTGGGCGTCGGTTCCTGGCCGTGCACGGTGTACTACAACCTCGACGACGCCCTCGCGCAGCGGCCCGACGCCGTGATGATGCTGCGCCTCCAGGCCGAACGCATGAACGCGGCGTTCTTCCCCTCGACCCGCGAGTACTCGCGACGCTGGGGATTCGACGACGGGCGCCTCGCCCTGCTCGACACGATGGGCCTCGACGACACCGTGATCATGCACCCCGGCCCCATGAACCGCGGGCTCGAGATCTCCTCGGCCGCTGCCGACTCACCCCGCTCCACCGTCCTCGCCCAGGTCCGCAACGGCGTCTCCGTGCGCATGGCGGCGCTCTACCTGCTGCTCTCGGGTGACCAGCACGACGAGCCGGACGACGACCTGCAGGACCGCCAGCCTGCCACGACACCGGAAGGCCGTACCCCGTGA